In the Gasterosteus aculeatus chromosome X, fGasAcu3.hap1.1, whole genome shotgun sequence genome, one interval contains:
- the LOC144383752 gene encoding uncharacterized protein LOC144383752 isoform X2 — MPESPLGPPTARQTPASSLLSHADAAAGGRVADGENWPCLHHKQVFLAMMQQLLSPDQLQAVIQQKQQALLLQQQHLKEFYKKQQQQIHLQLLQQRSCKKAKELPAQQLVFQQLLRLQQQQQQLLRLQRPRLPPPALAPAGFGSAETWKELTTEDKDAPKSHWEPSGPDLGRPSGDQRSPSPRRATRYDPGVGAVSC; from the exons ATGCCTGAGTCTCCTCTCGGTCCGCCGACAGCCCGTCAAACGCCGGCCAGCAGCCTTCTCAGTCACGCCgacgcggctgcaggagggagagtaGCCGATGGGGAGAACTGGCCGTGTCTTCACCATAAGCAG GTTTTTCTGGCTAtgatgcagcagctgctgtcccCCGACCAGCTGCAGGCTGTGATCCAGCAGAAGCAACAAgctcttctcctgcagcag CAACATCTGAAAGAGTTTTACaagaagcaacaacaacagattcATCTGCAGCTGCTTCAACAAAGGTCCTGCAAGAAAGCCAAAGAG CTCCCTGCGCAGCAGCTCGtcttccagcagctcctccggctgcagcagcaacagcagcagctcctccggcTGCAGAGACCTCGgctgccccccccggccctcgcTCCAG CTGGTTTCGGCTCTGCAGAGACGTGGAAAGAGCTCACGACTGAAGACAAAGACGCACCGAAGAGCCATTGGGAGCCTTCCGGTCCCGACCTGGGGAGGCCGAGCGGAGACCAGCGGTCGCCGTCTCCTCGCCGGGCGACGCGGTACGATCCGGGTGTTGGTGCTGTGAGCTGCTAG
- the ppp1r3ab gene encoding uncharacterized protein ppp1r3ab — protein MLNVSCQKQTHCASLPADSPTERRMEFVGRPRPSGASNLLGVPGLGSLEVDDDECEVVIGIRPKSSPLPRRRSSDSDEDWEPGPPPSGSRRVSFADAKGLTLVHVKEFETWNGPKLPAYDSSEGHGSDGEVYFLSPLTFCLPLSPEELFLRVQEQKIELETIELLPGTTVLKGVIRVLNISFNKAVYIRTTLDAWSSHFDLLAEYVPASSDGATDRFSFKLPVVPPLGQQGARVDFCLRYETPSGTFWANNNGRNYVLFCHRRARDRNETKSCLKTVGRSFSTGGDTAEMEASSTDVPDDGANVDSLKAEKTSDGPSAFSEEDRQKLLTCSQRRSRKAARMARVRDYFSQRRVGSDDTERDEENQKAAQEETPEQETLPEGSDKLIVLRDKSPACDTEKCPSIRLAEKPAAAECQDIDESVSTAEEKSQKAPPEERRESADRQTNSFSFGTVVAPLYHQMFGRVGNKNPVQSTLHPEDSSPRHTERGQVHTGAKGPQGQDTQSQHSNPECLVPNRPPLEQEERSLSVTANNITDHKETVRHPDHVFHYDQIQTNTSEVHSHAAKVVALDSWSPRKPAETRETREATSAFMAPQPSESVSERVGGETQRQASGADHSDANAEDDACETEAAPPTAARSQEGEAIKASHGFSPKHTHNSDTEETQMSCGSSLIGNNHVFVELTSEDAQSAEHHEMDSKQEELAGVNWEAMVEEEEKNILTDEEAVANDHGQLEDAGRTTAIEKKDTAETVEEEIIFEEIKAARQKYNEAEEADVSETNGEQSGETKARKGAEEVAKEFQYSKAPNEAGEKDLTEEIKEERREKQEFDIERKNVRNKEEEGMEVHLSDDDQAGLGWEDQVKPREVHLEEDNPHHSGERFVVETEESEMIDAESKGGTMEDGQNEEHCSEASSDVTQNKVGDALSALVNNVQDSAGIDTQHISSETHLCKEDDYYFFTKATLQRAVGAEKESAAWFLSTGEPENDPTSRESASAESDSDDEVELYMHCLRAVHSGAQADRNKDAGFGEGKSRPPVSRGKLPPMPSISECQDEEQHPGCLREDEETAHVRPTAAAPPTSRGQEDTDTKVSRRKEAFSCSEISKILLLVTLLVVFFVVAYRYDFLACLGLYLVSVVWLYCQEERQQQKQQNRLD, from the exons ATGTTGAATGTCAGTTGCCAGAAGCAGACGCACTGCGCTTCACTTCCCGCTGACTCTCCTACGGAGCGCCGCATGGAGTTTGTGGGACGACCGAGACCTTCCGGGGCCTCCAACCTCTTAGGAGTGCCGGGCCTCGGCTCCCTGGAAGTGGACGACGATGAGTGTGAGGTGGTGATCGGCATCAGGCCCAAATCCTCTCCCCTTCCTCGCAGAAGGAGCTCTGACAGCGACGAGGACTGGGAGCCCGGGCCGCCCCCGTCCGGCTCCAGGAGAGTGTCCTTTGCAGACGCCAAGGGCCTCACTTTGGTGCACGTGAAGGAGTTTGAGACTTGGAATGGACCCAAGCTGCCAGCATATGACTCCTCTGAGGGCCACGGTAGCGATGGAGAGGTGtacttcctgtctcctctcacTTTCTGCCTTCCGTTGTCTCCCGAGGAGCTGTTCCTAAGAGTCCAGGAGCAGAAGATTGAACTGGAGACCATCGAGTTACTTCCCGGGACCACGGTACTGAAAGGAGTGATCCGCGTCCTCAACATCTCCTTCAATAAAGCCGTATACATCCGGACCACTTTGGACGCCTGGTCCAGCCACTTTGACCTGCTGGCGGAGTACGTCCCCGCTTCCAGTGACGGTGCCACGGACCGTTTCTCGTTTAAGCTCCCCGTTGTGCCGCCGCTCGGACAGCAGGGCGCCAGAGTTGACTTTTGCCTGAGATACGAGACGCCGTCGGGCACCTTCTGGGCAAACAACAACGGCCGCAACTACGTGCTGTTCTGTCACCGGAGAGCGAGAGACAGGAACGAAACGAAAAGTTGTCTGAAGACCGTCGG TCGGAGCTTTTCCACTGGAGGAGATACTGCTGAAATGGAAGCATCCTCAACGG ATGTGCCAGATGATGGAGCGAACGTTGACTCTCTGAAGGCCGAGAAAACCTCTGATGGGCCGTCAGCGTTTTCAGAGGAGGATCGACAGAAATTACTG ACCTGCAgccaaagaagaagcagaaaggcTGCACGGATGGCGCGGGTGAGGGACTACTTTTCTCAGAGACGTGTAGGATCGGATGACACTGAAAGAGACGAGGAAAACCAAAAGGCAGCTCAAGAAGAAACCCCAGAGCAGGAGACGCTTCCTGAGGGGAGCGACAAACTCATCGTTCTCCGTGACAAGTCACCGGCGTGCGACACTGAGAAATGTCCGAGCATCCGTTTGGCTGAGAAGCCTGCGGCTGCAGAATGCCAAGATATCGACGAGTCGGTCTCAACAGCCGAGGAAAAGAGTCAGAAAGCTCCAccagaagagaggagagaaagcgcAGACAGGCAGACCAACAGCTTCTCATTTGGAACCGTGGTGGCTCCGTTGTATCATCAGATGTTTGGCCGAGTAGGTAATAAAAATCCAGTTCAGTCCACGTTGCACCCTGAAGACTCGAGTCCCCGTCACACTGAGAGAGGACAGGTCCATACAGGTGCAAAAGGTCCCCAAGGACAAGACACTCAGAGTCAACATTCAAACCCAGAATGTTTAGTTCCAAATCGTCCGCCACTGGAACAAGAAGAACGGAGTTTAAGCGTGACGGCAAACAACATCACGGACCACAAAGAAACTGTGCGGCATCCAGATCACGTTTTCCACTACGACCAGATACAGACAAACACATCTGAGGTACATTCTCACGCCGCGAAGGTTGTAGCTCTAGATTCCTGGAGTCCACGAAAGCCTGCTGAGACACGTGAAACACGAGAAGCCACGTCAGCATTTATGGCACCTCAACCTTCTGAGAGCGTGTCAGAGCGCGTTGGCGGCGAGACGCAGCGGCAGGCCAGCGGAGCAGACCACAGCGACGCCAACGCAGAGGATGACGCCTGCGAGACAGAAGCTGCACCACCAACCGCTGCCCGCTCACAGGAGGGTGAAGCCATTAAAGCTTCACATGGTTTCAGCCCTAAACACACGCATAATTCAGATACTGAAGAGACGCAGATGAGCTGCGGTTCTTCTTTAATTGGTAACAATCacgtgtttgtggagctcacaAGTGAGGACGCTCAAAGCGCAGAGCATCATGAAATGGACTCGAAACAGGAGGAACTGGCTGGCGTGAACTGGGAAGCTATGgttgaagaagaggagaaaaacataTTAACAGATGAAGAGGCAGTGGCGAACGACCACGGACAGTTAGAGGATGCAGGGAGAACAacagcaattgaaaaaaaagataccGCAGAGACGGTAGAAGAGGAAATcatttttgaggaaattaaagctgcgagACAGAAATATAACGAGGCCGAGGAAGCAGATGTTTCAGAGACGAATGGCGAACAAAGTGGGGAAACGAAGGCCCGAAAAGGTGCGGAAGAAGTTGCAAAAGAATTCCAATATAGCAAAGCCCCTAATGAAGCTGGAGAAAAAGATCTAACTGAGGAGattaaagaggagagaagagagaaacaaGAGTTTGATATTGAAAGGAAAAATGTCcgaaacaaagaggaggaagggatggaAGTACATCTGAGCGATGATGACCAGGCAGGTTTGGGGTGGGAGGATCAGGTAAAACCAAGAGAGGTACACCTAGAAGAAGATAATCCACATCACAGCGGGGAGAGGTTTGTTGTTGAAACAGAAGAGTCAGAGATGATCGATGCAGAGTCAAAGGGCGGGACGATGGAGGACGGGCAGAATGAAGAGCACTGCTCTGAAGCCTCCTCAGACGTCACACAAAACAAGGTCGGCGATGCTTTATCTGCTTTGGTGAACAATGTCCAGGACTCGGCAGGAATTGACACCCAACACATCTCAAGTGAAACGCATCTCTGCAAAGAGGACGATTATTACTTTTTCACAAAAGCAACACTACAAAGAGCCGTGGGGGCGGAGAAGGAATCCGCCGCTTGGTTCCTTTCTACAGGTGAACCTGAAAACGATCCAACAAGCCGCGAGAGCGCCTCAGCAGAGTCCGACTCAGACGACGAGGTGGAGTTGTACATGCACTGCCTCAGGGCCGTGCACAGCGGGGCCCAGGCGGACAGGAACAAGGACGCAGGTTTCGGTGAGGGCAAGTCACGGCCCCCTGTGAGCAGAGGCAAACTTCCGCCAATGCCGTCCATCAGTGAGTGTCAGGATGAAGAACAACACCCCGGCTGCCTCCGTGAGGACGAGGAGACAGCACACGTCCgtcccacagctgcagctccgcCGACGTcaagaggacaggaggacaccGACACGAAGGTTTCACGGCGGAAAGAGGCTTTTTCCTGCAGCGAGATCTCAAAAATCTTGTTATTGGTCACCTTGTTGGTGGTATTTTTTGTCGTGGCCTACCGTTATGATTTCCTTGCTTGTTTGGGGCTCTACTTGGTATCCGTGGTTTGGCTCTACTGTCAAGAAGAGaggcaacaacaaaaacaacagaatagGTTGGATTAA
- the LOC144383752 gene encoding uncharacterized protein LOC144383752 isoform X1 has translation MPESPLGPPTARQTPASSLLSHADAAAGGRVADGENWPCLHHKQVFLAMMQQLLSPDQLQAVIQQKQQALLLQQQHLKEFYKKQQQQIHLQLLQQRSCKKAKELPAQQLVFQQLLRLQQQQQQLLRLQRPRLPPPALAPGHLVLLPLQQCLQSTTKVFVSLVLSFEVKVELRLHKAIGLEFSHRGLFLDDLFTLCHINAINSKATTMKVKPESKS, from the exons ATGCCTGAGTCTCCTCTCGGTCCGCCGACAGCCCGTCAAACGCCGGCCAGCAGCCTTCTCAGTCACGCCgacgcggctgcaggagggagagtaGCCGATGGGGAGAACTGGCCGTGTCTTCACCATAAGCAG GTTTTTCTGGCTAtgatgcagcagctgctgtcccCCGACCAGCTGCAGGCTGTGATCCAGCAGAAGCAACAAgctcttctcctgcagcag CAACATCTGAAAGAGTTTTACaagaagcaacaacaacagattcATCTGCAGCTGCTTCAACAAAGGTCCTGCAAGAAAGCCAAAGAG CTCCCTGCGCAGCAGCTCGtcttccagcagctcctccggctgcagcagcaacagcagcagctcctccggcTGCAGAGACCTCGgctgccccccccggccctcgcTCCAGGTCACCTGGttcttctccctctgcagcagtGTCTGCAAAGCACCACcaaagtgtttgtgtctttAGTGTTGTCGTTTGAGGTGAAAGTTGAGTTAAGGTTGCATAAAGCCATCGGATTAGAATTTAGTCACCGAGGCCTCTTTCTTGATGATCTTTTCACGCTTTGTCACATAAATGCAATAAACTCGAAAGCGACGACAATGAAAGTGAAACCTGAGAGTAAAAGTTGA
- the LOC120808868 gene encoding transmembrane protein 168 isoform X1, with protein sequence MCRFLRYCVSHCLRATLTRVTELHRAMGMRSSARWLGYLSRLVLLVALCLGLYARWERTAQTAPLVVLVLTLLFLGAAGVTHFYFSAERLSLRLLHLLFGLLLGLQCLLDGAAPESDATAQAANHLLAASAAVGALCALLERLFGRATYRPAFLTSAEGLELLGFAGAAWLAVESPSVPVLVAALAALLVALRMKVLLALPILVCFVVVAAVWIFEPPNISGNPLALACFFIRLVCDPLLDLYFSGLSVTERWQPLLARDGPWRKLSLLPHVMLEVTFVIVAAQRLSDLDRWYLRIPGFVFCVFWWAVSQVVFVHTVWSFHTKLSECQTLCLSQGSGVSGLNKVMASKGMRLFCLFAERPVTVLMISTIAVAAVGWQVWESWEARNHVLRFSTIHKKISNGVKCCHFLLGTSLMMMRALQASSSLFLSILLLVLPLQSLFQGLFHELGDSLGGTCVGYAVVIPTFFCSLEGQPTLLPPGQVQELSERSMGMLNSVQRFFAHHFIESFGCDYSTTGVTREALRAKIQSFFELRTADGPRHDTYVIFYSGHSHHSGEWALAGGDTLSLDQILEWWKQTNGCFRSRLIFVLDCNHSSPWVDEVKKAEGLYVAVQAATLSLVTDVEQQEPPQLGDFTSQWVEYNCNSSSHIQWSERARSVSATYGVSRYWSDYTLPLPTGSYLSNYWRMHFPRMIGPLVPVSEGRFDGFSGRGLCSVPLRYLKRLKLTWFPPAVLDTGQGFKLVRS encoded by the exons ATGTGTCGTTTTCTACGCTACTGTGTCAGTCACTGCCTTCGCGCGACGCTGACGCGGGTCACGGAGCTCCACAGAGCGATGGGCATGCGCTCGTCCGCCCGGTGGCTCGGCTACCTGTCCCGGCTCGTCCTGCTGGTCGCGCTGTGTTTGGGGCTCTACGCCCGGTGGGAGAGGACCGCGCAGACCGCTCCCCTGGTCGTCCTCGTTTTGACTCTGCTCTTCCTCGGCGCGGCGGGCGTAACGCACTTCTACTTCAGCGCGGAGCGGCTcagcctccgtctcctccacctgctgttcGGTCTCCTGCTGGGGCTCCAGTGCTTACTCGACGGCGCGGCTCCGGAGAGCGACGCGACGGCGCAGGCGGCCAACCACCTGCTGGCGGCCAGCGCGGCAGTGGGGGCTCTGTGCGCGCTGCTGGAGCGACTGTTCGGCCGCGCCACGTACCGCCCCGCCTTCCTCACCTCGGCGGAGGGCCTGGAGCTGCTCGGCTTCGCCGGCGCGGCGTGGCTCGCCGTGGAGTCGCCGAGCGTGCCGGTGCTGGTGGCGGCGCTGGCCGCGCTGCTGGTGGCCCTCCGGATGAAGGTCCTCCTGGCTCTTCCCATCCTGGTCTGCTTCGTTGTCGTCGCCGCCGTGTGGATCTTCGAGCCTCCGAACATCTCCGGCAACCCTTTGGCCCTCGCCTGCTTCTTCATCCGGCTAGTGTGCGACCCGCTGCTGGATCTCTACTTCAGCGGACTCTCCGTGACCGAGCGGTGGCAGCCGCTCCTGGCGCGGGACGGCCCGTGGCGGAAGCTGTCGCTGCTCCCTCACGTGATGCTGGAGGTGACCTTCGTCATCGTGGCCGCTCAGAGGCTGAGCGACCTGGACCGGTGGTACCTGCGGATCCCGGGCTTTGTGTTCTGCGTTTTCTGGTGGGCCGTGAGCCAAGTGGTGTTCGTCCACACGGTGTGGAGCTTTCACACCAAGCTCAGTGAATGCCAGACGCTGTGCTTGTcccaggggtcaggggtcagcggCCTGAACAAGGTTATGGCCTCAAAGGGCATGAGACTTTTCTGCCTCTTCGCCGAACGCCCGGTAACGGTCTTGATGATCTCAACTATTGCTGTGGCAGCAGTTGGTTGGCAGGTATGGGAAAGCTGGGAAGCGCGTAATCATGTCTTAAGATTTTCCACAATCCACAAAAAAATAAGTAATGGTGTAAAATGTTGCCACTTCCTCCTCGGCACCTCTTTGATGATGATGCGTGCTCTGCAGGCCTCCAGCAGCCTCTTCCTGAGCATCCTGCTGCTCGTCCTGCCTCTGCAGTCTCTGTTTCAGGGGCTTTTCCACGAGCTGGGGGACAGCCTGGGAGGAACCTGCGTGGGCTACGCGGTGGTCATCCCCACCTTCTTCTGCAG TCTGGAGGGCCAGCCCACGCTGCTGCCCCCGGGCCAGGTGCAGGAGCTGAGCGAGCGCTCCATGGGCATGCTGAACAGCGTCCAGCGCTTCTTCGCCCACCACTTCATCGAGTCCTTCGGCTGCGACTACTCCACCACCGGAGTGACCCGGGAGGCCCTGCGGGCCAAGATCCAGTCCTTCTTTGAGCTGCGCACGGCGGACGGACCTCGCCACGACACCTACGTCATCTTCTACAGCGGCCACAGCCACCACTCCGGGGAGTGGGCCCTGGCAG GAGGAGACACCCTCAGCCTGGATCAGATCCTGGAGTGGTGGAAACAGACCAATGGCTGCTTCCGCTCCCGCCTCATCTTTGTGCTCGACTGTAACCACTCCTCGCCGTGGGTGGATGAGGTGAAGAAGGCGGAGGGTCTGTATGTGGCGGTGCAGGCGGCCACGCTCTCTCTGGTGACGGATGTCGAGCAGCAGGAGCCCCCGCAGCTCGGAGACTTCACCTCTCAGTGGGTGGAGTACAACTGCAACTCTAGCAGCCACATCCAGTGGTCGGAGAGGGCCCGGTCCGTCTCGGCCACCTACGGCGTCTCCAGGTACTGGAGCGACTACACGCTGCCCCTGCCGACAGGAAGCTACCTCAGCAACTACTGGAGGATGCACTTCCCCCGGATGATCGGGCCTCTAGTCCCGGTTAGCGAGGGCCGGTTCGACGGTTTCAGCGGGCGGGGGCTCTGCAGCGTCCCCCTGCGATATCTCAAGAGACTCAAACTAACCTGGTTTCCACCAGCGGTCCTGGACACTGGGCAAGGCTTCAAACTAGTGCGCTCGTAG
- the samtor gene encoding S-adenosylmethionine sensor upstream of mTORC1, whose protein sequence is MDCQFSSTPVKHNQSACVLLARPPVCRVGFAQVFQLGEKIGEATGERATSSARAAMDLRDNVETGETENHTELFYVPIPDDVACKGEQEKLSGVVKNVHRKLRRKYREVGDFEKIWREHCSDEQTLSEYALAMKNLADNHWTKKCEGEGRIEWCRSVCQEYFLHGGMKRMVEKDEKSAALTVGLTADSVCAPPHGTIPSSICNLGKMRLLDVGSCFNPFLKFDEFLTVGIDIVPAVESVYKCDFLNLQLQQPLQLASDAVEAFLRQLHNPIDTLPAQLFHVVVFSLLLSYFPSPYQRWICCKKAHELLELHGLLLIITPDSSHQNRHALMMRSWRVAVESLGFKRYKYVKYSHMHLIAFRKVSLATTSDLVSRNYPEMLYIPQDFHSNEEEEEESADVPVQVRSEFEDDQMAWGFTELPDAPYDSDSGESQSSSVPGFHELEDPILLHS, encoded by the exons ATGGACTGTCAGTTCTCAAGCACGCCTGTCAAACACAACCAATCCGCTTGCGTGTTGTTGGCCCGTCCACCGGTTTGCCGGGTCGGCTTTGCACAGGTTTTTCAGCTGGGGGAAAAAATAGGGGAAGCAACTGGCGAGAGGGCAACGTCGTCCGCGCGCGCTGCTATGGACCTCCGGGACAATGTCGAGACGGGCGAGACGGAAAACCACACGGAGCTCTTCTACGTGCCGATTCCAGACGATGTGGCGTGCAAAGGGGAGCAGGAGAAGCTGTCGGGGGTCGTTAAGAACGTCCACAGAAAACTGCGCAGGAAATACAGAGAGG tgGGTGATTTTGAGAAGATCTGGCGTGAGCACTGTAGCGATGAGCAGACGTTGAGCGAGTACGCCCTCGCCATGAAGAATCTGGCCGACAACCACTGGACCAAGAAGTGCGAAGGAGAGGGACGCATCGAATGGTGTCGCAG TGTCTGTCAAGAATATTTTTTGCATGGCGGGATGAAAAGGATGGTAGAAAAGGATGAGAAAAGTGCCGCGCTTACCGTGGGTCTGACCGCAGATTCTGTGTGTGCCCCACCGCACGGCACCATCCCCAG TTCCATTTGTAATCTGGGGAAAATGCGCCTTCTTGATGTGGGAAGCTGCTTCAACCCTTTCTTGAAGTTTGATGAATTCCTCACAGTTGGGATCGACATAGTGCCAGCAGTGGAG AGTGTGTACAAGTGTGACTTCCTCAACCTTCAGCTCCAGCAGCCTCTCCAGCTGGCGAGCGACGCGGTCGAGGCTTTCCTCCGCCAGCTCCACAACCCCATCGATACGCTGCCTGCCCAGCTGTTCCACGTGGTGGTCTTCTCCCTGCTCCTGTCCTACTTCCCCTCACCCTACCAGCGATGGATCTGCTGCAAGAAGGCCcacgagctgctggagctgcacgGCCTGCTGCTCATCATCACGCCTGACTCCTCCCACCAGAACCGCCACGCCCTCATGATGCGTAGTTGGCGCGTTGCGGTGGAGTCTCTGGGCTTCAAGCGGTACAAATACGTCAAGTACTCCCACATGCATCTCATCGCCTTTCGGAAGGTGTCTCTGGCCACCACCAGCGACCTGGTGTCCCGCAACTACCCGGAGATGCTCTACATCCCTCAGGACTTCCACtccaatgaggaggaggaggaggagtccgcCGACGTGCCTGTGCAGGTGCGCTCCGAGTTCGAGGACGACCAGATGGCGTGGGGCTTCACGGAGCTTCCCGACGCGCCCTACGATTCCGATTCCGGGGAGAGTCAGAGCAGCTCGGTGCCTGGCTTCCACGAGCTAGAAGACCCCATCCTGCTTCACAGCTAG
- the LOC120808868 gene encoding transmembrane protein 168 isoform X2 has protein sequence MCRFLRYCVSHCLRATLTRVTELHRAMGMRSSARWLGYLSRLVLLVALCLGLYARWERTAQTAPLVVLVLTLLFLGAAGVTHFYFSAERLSLRLLHLLFGLLLGLQCLLDGAAPESDATAQAANHLLAASAAVGALCALLERLFGRATYRPAFLTSAEGLELLGFAGAAWLAVESPSVPVLVAALAALLVALRMKVLLALPILVCFVVVAAVWIFEPPNISGNPLALACFFIRLVCDPLLDLYFSGLSVTERWQPLLARDGPWRKLSLLPHVMLEVTFVIVAAQRLSDLDRWYLRIPGFVFCVFWWAVSQVVFVHTVWSFHTKLSECQTLCLSQGSGVSGLNKVMASKGMRLFCLFAERPVTVLMISTIAVAAVGWQASSSLFLSILLLVLPLQSLFQGLFHELGDSLGGTCVGYAVVIPTFFCSLEGQPTLLPPGQVQELSERSMGMLNSVQRFFAHHFIESFGCDYSTTGVTREALRAKIQSFFELRTADGPRHDTYVIFYSGHSHHSGEWALAGGDTLSLDQILEWWKQTNGCFRSRLIFVLDCNHSSPWVDEVKKAEGLYVAVQAATLSLVTDVEQQEPPQLGDFTSQWVEYNCNSSSHIQWSERARSVSATYGVSRYWSDYTLPLPTGSYLSNYWRMHFPRMIGPLVPVSEGRFDGFSGRGLCSVPLRYLKRLKLTWFPPAVLDTGQGFKLVRS, from the exons ATGTGTCGTTTTCTACGCTACTGTGTCAGTCACTGCCTTCGCGCGACGCTGACGCGGGTCACGGAGCTCCACAGAGCGATGGGCATGCGCTCGTCCGCCCGGTGGCTCGGCTACCTGTCCCGGCTCGTCCTGCTGGTCGCGCTGTGTTTGGGGCTCTACGCCCGGTGGGAGAGGACCGCGCAGACCGCTCCCCTGGTCGTCCTCGTTTTGACTCTGCTCTTCCTCGGCGCGGCGGGCGTAACGCACTTCTACTTCAGCGCGGAGCGGCTcagcctccgtctcctccacctgctgttcGGTCTCCTGCTGGGGCTCCAGTGCTTACTCGACGGCGCGGCTCCGGAGAGCGACGCGACGGCGCAGGCGGCCAACCACCTGCTGGCGGCCAGCGCGGCAGTGGGGGCTCTGTGCGCGCTGCTGGAGCGACTGTTCGGCCGCGCCACGTACCGCCCCGCCTTCCTCACCTCGGCGGAGGGCCTGGAGCTGCTCGGCTTCGCCGGCGCGGCGTGGCTCGCCGTGGAGTCGCCGAGCGTGCCGGTGCTGGTGGCGGCGCTGGCCGCGCTGCTGGTGGCCCTCCGGATGAAGGTCCTCCTGGCTCTTCCCATCCTGGTCTGCTTCGTTGTCGTCGCCGCCGTGTGGATCTTCGAGCCTCCGAACATCTCCGGCAACCCTTTGGCCCTCGCCTGCTTCTTCATCCGGCTAGTGTGCGACCCGCTGCTGGATCTCTACTTCAGCGGACTCTCCGTGACCGAGCGGTGGCAGCCGCTCCTGGCGCGGGACGGCCCGTGGCGGAAGCTGTCGCTGCTCCCTCACGTGATGCTGGAGGTGACCTTCGTCATCGTGGCCGCTCAGAGGCTGAGCGACCTGGACCGGTGGTACCTGCGGATCCCGGGCTTTGTGTTCTGCGTTTTCTGGTGGGCCGTGAGCCAAGTGGTGTTCGTCCACACGGTGTGGAGCTTTCACACCAAGCTCAGTGAATGCCAGACGCTGTGCTTGTcccaggggtcaggggtcagcggCCTGAACAAGGTTATGGCCTCAAAGGGCATGAGACTTTTCTGCCTCTTCGCCGAACGCCCGGTAACGGTCTTGATGATCTCAACTATTGCTGTGGCAGCAGTTGGTTGGCAG GCCTCCAGCAGCCTCTTCCTGAGCATCCTGCTGCTCGTCCTGCCTCTGCAGTCTCTGTTTCAGGGGCTTTTCCACGAGCTGGGGGACAGCCTGGGAGGAACCTGCGTGGGCTACGCGGTGGTCATCCCCACCTTCTTCTGCAG TCTGGAGGGCCAGCCCACGCTGCTGCCCCCGGGCCAGGTGCAGGAGCTGAGCGAGCGCTCCATGGGCATGCTGAACAGCGTCCAGCGCTTCTTCGCCCACCACTTCATCGAGTCCTTCGGCTGCGACTACTCCACCACCGGAGTGACCCGGGAGGCCCTGCGGGCCAAGATCCAGTCCTTCTTTGAGCTGCGCACGGCGGACGGACCTCGCCACGACACCTACGTCATCTTCTACAGCGGCCACAGCCACCACTCCGGGGAGTGGGCCCTGGCAG GAGGAGACACCCTCAGCCTGGATCAGATCCTGGAGTGGTGGAAACAGACCAATGGCTGCTTCCGCTCCCGCCTCATCTTTGTGCTCGACTGTAACCACTCCTCGCCGTGGGTGGATGAGGTGAAGAAGGCGGAGGGTCTGTATGTGGCGGTGCAGGCGGCCACGCTCTCTCTGGTGACGGATGTCGAGCAGCAGGAGCCCCCGCAGCTCGGAGACTTCACCTCTCAGTGGGTGGAGTACAACTGCAACTCTAGCAGCCACATCCAGTGGTCGGAGAGGGCCCGGTCCGTCTCGGCCACCTACGGCGTCTCCAGGTACTGGAGCGACTACACGCTGCCCCTGCCGACAGGAAGCTACCTCAGCAACTACTGGAGGATGCACTTCCCCCGGATGATCGGGCCTCTAGTCCCGGTTAGCGAGGGCCGGTTCGACGGTTTCAGCGGGCGGGGGCTCTGCAGCGTCCCCCTGCGATATCTCAAGAGACTCAAACTAACCTGGTTTCCACCAGCGGTCCTGGACACTGGGCAAGGCTTCAAACTAGTGCGCTCGTAG